In Musa acuminata AAA Group cultivar baxijiao chromosome BXJ2-3, Cavendish_Baxijiao_AAA, whole genome shotgun sequence, the following proteins share a genomic window:
- the LOC135607999 gene encoding uncharacterized protein LOC135607999 isoform X2 — MRGAGREMRLRAAVLSPCCSSPSSPHVIMASCKKSQPKSNNHKDLQSHKSSTPRPATSYRKKKVVKEELPQDTELYKDPTTNLYYTNQGLDTSVPVLLVDGYNVCGYWAKLKKHFMKGRLDIARQKLIDELIAFSVIKEVKVVVVFDAMTSGLPTHKESFAGIDVIFSSDTCADAWIEKEVVALKVDGCPKVWVVTSDVCQQQAAHGAGAFVWSCKALVSEIKASQREFEQILNEHRSTSVQGKLLQHNLGPEIVDALKDLKRKLSENEST, encoded by the exons ATGCGAGGAGCAGGCCGTGAGATGAGACTGAGGGCCGCCGTCTTGTCGCCCTGCTGTTCCTCCCCCTCTTCTCCCCATGTCATCATGGCTAGCTGCAAGAAATCCCAACCCAAGAGTAACAACCATAAG GATCTTCAAAGTCATAAATCAAGTACCCCTAGGCCGGCCACTAGCTATCGGAAAAAGAAGGTTGTTAAAGAAGAGCTTCCACAAGACACAGAGCTATATAAAGACCCAACTACAAACCTATACTA TACAAACCAGGGCTTGGACACTTCTGTTCCGGTTCTTCTTGTGGATGGATACAATGTATGTGGCTATTGGGCAAAGCTGAAGAAACATTTCATGAAGGGAAGACTAGATATTGCTCGCCAGAAGCTGATTGATGAGCTGATAGCTTTTAGTGTAATAAAAG AAGTAAAGGTTGTCGTGGTGTTTGATGCAATGACGTCTGGACTTCCAACTCATAAGGAAAGTTTTGCAGG GATTGATGTAATATTCTCAAGTGACACATGTGCTGATGCTTGGATTGAAAAGGAG GTTGTTGCTTTGAAGGTTGATGGCTGCCCAAAAGTCTGGGTTGTGACATCTGATGTATGCCAACAGCAAGCAGCTCATGGGGCA GGTGCTTTTGTTTGGAGCTGCAAAGCATTGGTGTCAGAG ATAAAGGCTTCACAAAGGGAGTTCGAGCAAATACTGAATGAACATAG GTCAACATCTGTTCAAGGGAAATTGCTTCAACACAACCTAGGCCCAGAAATAGTCGATGCTCTAAAAGATCTTAAGAGAAAGCTGTCCGAGAACGAGTCAACATGA
- the LOC135607999 gene encoding uncharacterized protein LOC135607999 isoform X1, with amino-acid sequence MRGAGREMRLRAAVLSPCCSSPSSPHVIMASCKKSQPKSNNHKNPDQAPPRITSNVKQNLQILRLWKDLQSHKSSTPRPATSYRKKKVVKEELPQDTELYKDPTTNLYYTNQGLDTSVPVLLVDGYNVCGYWAKLKKHFMKGRLDIARQKLIDELIAFSVIKEVKVVVVFDAMTSGLPTHKESFAGIDVIFSSDTCADAWIEKEVVALKVDGCPKVWVVTSDVCQQQAAHGAGAFVWSCKALVSEIKASQREFEQILNEHRSTSVQGKLLQHNLGPEIVDALKDLKRKLSENEST; translated from the exons ATGCGAGGAGCAGGCCGTGAGATGAGACTGAGGGCCGCCGTCTTGTCGCCCTGCTGTTCCTCCCCCTCTTCTCCCCATGTCATCATGGCTAGCTGCAAGAAATCCCAACCCAAGAGTAACAACCATAAG AACCCTGATCAAGCTCCTCCAAGGATCACATCCAATGTAAAGCAAAACTTACAAATTTTAAGGTTATGGAAG GATCTTCAAAGTCATAAATCAAGTACCCCTAGGCCGGCCACTAGCTATCGGAAAAAGAAGGTTGTTAAAGAAGAGCTTCCACAAGACACAGAGCTATATAAAGACCCAACTACAAACCTATACTA TACAAACCAGGGCTTGGACACTTCTGTTCCGGTTCTTCTTGTGGATGGATACAATGTATGTGGCTATTGGGCAAAGCTGAAGAAACATTTCATGAAGGGAAGACTAGATATTGCTCGCCAGAAGCTGATTGATGAGCTGATAGCTTTTAGTGTAATAAAAG AAGTAAAGGTTGTCGTGGTGTTTGATGCAATGACGTCTGGACTTCCAACTCATAAGGAAAGTTTTGCAGG GATTGATGTAATATTCTCAAGTGACACATGTGCTGATGCTTGGATTGAAAAGGAG GTTGTTGCTTTGAAGGTTGATGGCTGCCCAAAAGTCTGGGTTGTGACATCTGATGTATGCCAACAGCAAGCAGCTCATGGGGCA GGTGCTTTTGTTTGGAGCTGCAAAGCATTGGTGTCAGAG ATAAAGGCTTCACAAAGGGAGTTCGAGCAAATACTGAATGAACATAG GTCAACATCTGTTCAAGGGAAATTGCTTCAACACAACCTAGGCCCAGAAATAGTCGATGCTCTAAAAGATCTTAAGAGAAAGCTGTCCGAGAACGAGTCAACATGA
- the LOC135607999 gene encoding uncharacterized protein LOC135607999 isoform X3 has product MRGAGREMRLRAAVLSPCCSSPSSPHVIMASCKKSQPKSNNHKNPDQAPPRITSNVKQNLQILRLWKDLQSHKSSTPRPATSYRKKKVVKEELPQDTELYKDPTTNLYYTNQGLDTSVPVLLVDGYNVCGYWAKLKKHFMKGRLDIARQKLIDELIAFSVIKEVKVVVVFDAMTSGLPTHKESFAGIDVIFSSDTCADAWIEKEGAFVWSCKALVSEIKASQREFEQILNEHRSTSVQGKLLQHNLGPEIVDALKDLKRKLSENEST; this is encoded by the exons ATGCGAGGAGCAGGCCGTGAGATGAGACTGAGGGCCGCCGTCTTGTCGCCCTGCTGTTCCTCCCCCTCTTCTCCCCATGTCATCATGGCTAGCTGCAAGAAATCCCAACCCAAGAGTAACAACCATAAG AACCCTGATCAAGCTCCTCCAAGGATCACATCCAATGTAAAGCAAAACTTACAAATTTTAAGGTTATGGAAG GATCTTCAAAGTCATAAATCAAGTACCCCTAGGCCGGCCACTAGCTATCGGAAAAAGAAGGTTGTTAAAGAAGAGCTTCCACAAGACACAGAGCTATATAAAGACCCAACTACAAACCTATACTA TACAAACCAGGGCTTGGACACTTCTGTTCCGGTTCTTCTTGTGGATGGATACAATGTATGTGGCTATTGGGCAAAGCTGAAGAAACATTTCATGAAGGGAAGACTAGATATTGCTCGCCAGAAGCTGATTGATGAGCTGATAGCTTTTAGTGTAATAAAAG AAGTAAAGGTTGTCGTGGTGTTTGATGCAATGACGTCTGGACTTCCAACTCATAAGGAAAGTTTTGCAGG GATTGATGTAATATTCTCAAGTGACACATGTGCTGATGCTTGGATTGAAAAGGAG GGTGCTTTTGTTTGGAGCTGCAAAGCATTGGTGTCAGAG ATAAAGGCTTCACAAAGGGAGTTCGAGCAAATACTGAATGAACATAG GTCAACATCTGTTCAAGGGAAATTGCTTCAACACAACCTAGGCCCAGAAATAGTCGATGCTCTAAAAGATCTTAAGAGAAAGCTGTCCGAGAACGAGTCAACATGA
- the LOC135608000 gene encoding NAC domain-containing protein 35-like codes for MAIAAAMSGDDGSDGHEHDLVMPGFRFHPTEEELIEFYLRRKVEGKRFNVELITFLDLYRYDPWELPEFATIGEKEWYFYVPRDRKYRNGDRPNRVTTSGYWKATGADRMIKAENHRSIGLKKTLVFYSGKAPKGIRTSWIMNEYRLPHSETDQHQKTEISLCRVHKRVGVEDHCQIPATLASKPSSSRGTGIDKRHTPRRQPPGFQASGVGSSLTSAMEKVPKVQGASTTHNLASPILSTVYGSTASMPSLSSTTSMEEDSTSLHHAKNTSIALIPACSLLASANSSISAPGIEELNRFVGYTQSFMEQQPNQLLPMPPQPQLNQLPMSLPMISEKLWEWWNPLCEAGKDYTSFK; via the exons ATGGCAATTGCAGCAGCCATGAGCGGGGACGACGGCAGCGACGGGCACGAGCATGACCTGGTGATGCCCGGGTTCCGCTTCCATCCCACCGAGGAGGAGCTGATCGAGTTCTACCTCCGCCGCAAGGTCGAGGGGAAGCGGTTCAACGTGGAGCTCATAACCTTCCTCGATCTCTACCGCTACGACCCATGGGAGCTTCCCG AATTCGCGACGATCGGAGAGAAGGAGTGGTACTTCTACGTTCCGAGAGATCGCAAGTATCGGAACGGGGATCGACCCAACCGCGTGACCACGTCGGGATACTGGAAGGCGACGGGCGCCGACCGGATGATCAAAGCGGAGAACCACCGATCCATCGGGTTGAAGAAGACCCTCGTCTTCTACTCCGGGAAGGCTCCTAAAGGCATCAGAACCAGCTGGATCATGAACGAGTACCGCCTGCCACACAGCGAGACCGACCAACACCAAAAG ACTGAGATCTCACTCTGTCGAGTGCACAAACGAGTTGGAGTAGAAGATCACTGCCAAATCCCTGCAACACTTGCTTCCAAGCCATCGTCCTCTCGCGGAACCGGAATCGACAAAAGACACACCCCCCGCCGGCAACCGCCAGGCTTCCAAGCCTCCGGAGTTGGATCTTCACTGACATCAGCCATGGAGAAGGTGCCAAAAGTGCAGGGTGCGAGCACCACCCACAACTTGGCGTCCCCCATTCTCTCTACTGTGTATGGCTCGACGGCGTCGATGCCTTCTCTGAGCTCGACCACATCGATGGAAGAAGACAGCACTTCGCTTCACCATGCCAAGAACACTAGCATCGCTCTGATCCCCGCATGCTCCCTTCTCGCTTCCGCCAATTCCTCCATCTCCGCGCCTGGGATCGAGGAGCTCAACAGGTTCGTAGGTTACACCCAAAGCTTCATGGAGCAGCAGCCAAATCAACTCCTCCCGATGCCTCCACAGCCCCAGCTCAACCAGCTGCCCATGTCTTTGCCCATGATCTCAGAGAAGCTATGGGAGTGGTGGAATCCTCTCTGTGAGGCTGGTAAGGACTACACCAGCTTCAAGTGA